The genomic interval TAGCTCTTCCTTTCGCTTTGCGAGAAATTTTTGTTGGACCAGTATCTGCAAATTGCGGCTCATCAAGTAGTTCTTGTGGTTTTTGAGCAGAATCAGAACCACCCATAGCGCAAGAATTATGAGCAGAACTGTGACTATCCACTTAACCGTGGGCGGGAGCGAAAAAGAACAGGTCTTGGCTCTGAGCGCGATCAATGCGCCCACCAATCCAAAATTGATAGCGACATAGAACGCCATGACTTTGGTCGGCCATGACCGGGCGTGCTCGATTTCAGCGCAGGCTTGGTCAAGTACGTATTGAATCTCAGGGCTCTCCATCTTTCCTTCTGCTCCCTACAGTTGGGATAAGAGAGGGGTCTGCTCTTGACTCATGTTAACACCCCCCGTATCTCCCATATTCCTAAACTGATTTTTCTGGCGTATCTTCTATGTTTTGAAGCTCTTCGTATAATGCAGATTCTGGTCTGCGTCCATAAAATCATAAGATTCCCATGCTAAATGGCATTGTGGCATTGGGGACATTGGGTCGGACCAAACTAACATATTGATTATTCGGGAATAAAATTCCAAAAATAGGTGTTTTCAGGACCTATATCGGACTTTTCAGGGCCAAAATGAGCCCCATAGGGTGCACCAGGTTCTCGAAGCTGACATGATTTTCCTGCTTCAATACTCTTTCGCCCAATAGCCAATACGCCCATCAATGATTTTACTCTTTCAACAAACTTTCCATTTCCGACGGCAATGCTCTTAGTCCATTTGTCATCTCGAATATTCCTTCCATTCCCAAGGAAATCCTCCACTCAGGTATATAGTGCCGTTGTGCTCTCGCCATCAGATCAATCGCTATCTTGCTATCTCGCTGATTTACCACTCAAAAAAATCAATATAGGCCAAAATACAAGGACCGTCTGAAGACAATTCCACGTAATAGTAACAAGTTAACTTGGTCCGACCCCAGCTACGCCCATCCGGTTACGGTTGACAAGCCATAATACAATGTGTATTAATACACACTATGGATAGCCGCCAAATCATCAAAATTCTCAGACAAAATGGGTGGTATGAAATTGCCAAAACCGGTTCTCACACCCAATTCCGGCATCCAGAGCGAAAAGGACGAGTTACCGTTCCGCATCCCCAAAAAGACATACCAATTGGCACATTAAAAAGTATCGAGCGCCAGTCAGGTATTAAATTCAGATGAGGTATTACCATGGCAAACTATATCGCTATCGTTCATAAAGAAACCAAATCAGATTTCGGCGTATCGTTTCCGGATTTTCCCGGATGCATCACCGCTGGAAAAAATATCGACGAAGCCAAGGATATGGCTCAAGAAGCTCTAAGCCTTCATATCCATGGCATGCTCGAAGACGGTGATCAATTGCCTGCTCCCTCTAGGCTCGAAGAAATTATGACCGACCCCGATTACACCAATGCAATCGCCTACTTGGTCGTTTCGGTACCTGATGCCAAACCCCGCACCGTCAGGGTAAATGTTACCGTACCTGAAATGACGTTAAAACAGATCGATGCCGCTGCGAAAAAACAGGGTATGTCAAGGTCTTCATTCTTGGTACATGCGGCACAGAACGCTATTCAGTCTATCCAATCCGACGCATCTGCCTAAATTTTTCCGCGCGGATAACACGGAGTTCACCGGGAGCGTTAGCGATCCGGTGGAACGACTCGTTGGGCAGCCCATTCGAGGGCTAATCGGGCCTCAGGAGCTAGGTGCCGGGCGAGAAGGTGTTCTCCTTCACGAGAGTTTCCAGGCGCTGGGATGACCGCACAATCCTGCGGGCGATAAGTCTTGGACGCTTAGCGCCAGCCAAGTTGTTCGCGTTCCATGTCGGCAGTTGAGCTTCAAGATCGTTGATGTCATCGCGCAGCGTTGCAATTTGAGCCTTGATCGAATCGATATCTGCATCCATGGGAGCCATCCTTTCGGTCGGGGTTCCGACCCTCTAGGTATTTGGGCTGCCTAACCCACGATTAACCGAACCTCTGCTTAAACGCCTTCTTGCTGACCCTGCGCTCCATTTGCGTATTACACTTCGGGCATAGTTTTTGTTTCTTGCCTTCGATTTGCCACGTGTAATATGTTTTTTTGAGAGGCAAACCACAAACGCCACACTTCCGTGGTCGCGACAACGCCGCGAGAATTGCGAACAGTATTGCAGCACCGATTATCCATTCCATTAGTGAGCCATCGGTCCGGGTAGATTAGACCAATAATGGGGCCTAACGACGGCGGTCAGTGGTAGCCAGGGCTTCCGCTGACCTCTAAATAATTTGATTTTGGCATTGTTGGCATTGGGTCGGACCAAGCTAACATATTGATTATTCGGGAATAAAATTCCAAAAATAGGTGTTTTCAGGGCCGATATCGGACTTTTCGGGGCCAAAATGAGCCCCATAGGGTGCACCAGGTTCTCGAAGCTGACATGATTCTCTGGCTTGCCCCTCTTGCCGATACCCGCTCCGCCCACCAGCAAGAAATGGGGTTTTCTATAAATGGGGCACCGCCGTCTCCCTCACTATGGGGTAGGGATATAGATATACCCGATATTGGAGATGTCGCCCAGACCTTGCTGATTATAACCCTGTACAGCCGCATAGAAGCACGCCCCGGGGGCCGGTTCCACATAAAGGCTGCTCGCGTCTCCCAGATCCAGTTCGTTTTTAAAAGGCGGCGTAAAGGGCGCCCCTCGTTCCGAGGCCGAATAGAGAACCTGGTAGCCATCGGCACCGCTGACCGAGGGCCATGAGAGGGTCACCCCATTTTCTGACTTGGCGATGGTCAGTCGGGGGGCTGCTGGTCCGCACCGGAAGTAGGCATCCCATGAGGCCTCGCCGTACAGAATGCCCCTGACCAGTTTTACGTTGACCTTCCCCTGATAGGGGTCCACACGTACCACAAACTCACTCAGCCCCACGTGATCGTCCGGGTTCCCCCAGTCATAGGTATATCCCAGACGGGTCCATGGGTAGCCCCAGTTGGCGACATCCTCTCCTTGCCGATCGTAGATGGTCTCGGCCCGGTTCATGAACCAGTTCTTGAAGGGAATGGCCCCCTTCCAATCCCATGGGGAATCGAGGAAAAGGGCATCCTCGTCGATCTTGAGAAATGGGTTCTGGTCCGATGGAAAGACCCAGATGGAATAGTCCAGCTTGGTGGCCAGCTCTGCCTGGTGGTCGGTGATCTCAGGGTCCGGACTCGGTCGGAAAAGGTCTGATGGCTTGATGTACATCTCCACCAGTGCCTCATACGAGTATGCCGGGTTCAGCCCCAGGGCCTGTCGAATACGCTCGTTTGTGGGAGGACAGGCCTTGCCTACCAGGTAGTTCTTCAGCTCCGGAACCACGGTCACCCAGATGGCCTTCTGCAGGTCATATTCCTTTCCAAGATTGGGTTGATAGTACTGTTCAAAGTCATTTCGATTCATGAATGCAACCACGAGGACTCGGGAATTATCCGGCTTCTCCGGATTTTCCCATGCAATGCTGTCTCCGTGCAACAGGTTATAATTGGCCCAGTTCTGTCCGGGAACAATTGCCAGAAGATTTCGGACGACTTCGGCCTGGGTAGCGGTTTCAGTGTCTTCCAGTGCTTTGAAATAGATTTCCCTGTCCTCCGGACTGACGTACTCTGCGCCGTACAGGCCGGGCGGAACACCTATGGACAGCAACAGTCCGATGCAAGAGAAAAAGATGAAAGAAAGTGCCCTGCTGGATATGCGTTTCTGCGATTTCATGCTCATTCCCTCCTTTCAGCTATTAATAAAGCTCGACTCCCCGTAATACTCCCCCGCCGAACCCGGACATGGCCTCGGCCGCGATGGTCAGCCCGGTCTTCAGATGCTCTCCATCGATGCCCGGGACGGCATAGGCGTAGAAGAGGACGTCTCGGGTATCGTCCGTGACCCGGGTCTTTTCATCGGCCCCCTGGCACAGGACGCAGACGATCTCCTTTTGGTCTCTCAGTACGATCTCGGCCTCCTTGGTCTCAAACACCTGGCCGCCCATCCCCCGGCAAATTTCTCCTGCAGCTGCTACGTCCAGGGTCAGGTCTCCATCAAAACGGTCGAAATCAGTCACCGCCACCAGGATCCCCGCGCACATCTCGGCCATGAAATGGGCGTCCACCATGAGATTATATCTGGGGAATCCGCTGTTGACCGTCCTCTTGAGGTGCCCGGGCAGGGGACATTCAAACCCGAACCCTTTGAAAAACCGGTCATAGGTCTCGATCCGTTCCGTGATCTCCTTAAGGGTCTCGCGCCGGCGCATCTTTCGAAGCAGCTTCCGCTTGTGTTGATCAAATCCGGGAGGATTCGGAAAATTCCGGCACCCGGTGATCAGGGCAAGACCGAAGGCAAGGCCCGGATACGCCTTTTCGTATGCAGATGATTTGGAGAAAGTGAGATGTGGGTCCATCGAAGACTCCTCTCGTTGTTCCATAAGGTGACGTTGGATTTCCATCCGCTCCACCCAACCTGTATTCGCTTCAACAGCACATGCGCTTTCCCGTCAGGCGGGGACCGGATTCTGGGTTTTTGGAAAAACCAGCCCAAAGCCGGGGCAACGCGTTGTCCGATTGCCCGTTTCAGGCATCACTGGGAACGACCCCGCGCTTCATCTGATTCAGCACCCGTTTGATCGTAGGGCCGTGGTAGAGCATGGCCACATGGCAGATGGGATCGGTCAGTTCATCTCTCCAGCCGGACGGAGGGTTGAGGGATTCCGCAGGAAGCACCATATTGTCCACGGGTGAGTGGAAGGCAATAGAGGGCACCTCGGAAGGGACCTGTCTCCCTTCCAGCTCATGGATCAGCGCACTCCCGCAGGCCAGGCTTTTTGCCAGATTTCCGATCCCGAAAACGACCGCCTTGCTCCCCCCGAACGGTGTTCCCAGCGTAACGACGGCCTTCACCGAAGGTCCCTTGGAAGCATCATCTCTTGCGGCATAGGCCTTTGCCAGAAGGCCCCCCATACTGTGCCCCACCAGGATGACAGACTCTCCCGGAAATGCGCGGCTGATCTCTGTGATCCACTCCTCCAGTCGGCCGGAGATTTCCTGAAAATCCGGGCGGAAACTGTTGTAATTGAAGGCATATATCCTGTCGTATCCCTCCCGTCTCAGGGCCCCTCTGAACCGTATCCAGGCGCTGGCATTGTGGTAAAGCCCATGGATCAGGATCACCGGCGGAGAGGACGAACCGGCGCCTGGGGCCGGTCGCCATAGATTTCGAATCAAGACAAGCGGATAGCAGCCGATGACCACCATATGGCTCAGCACGCTCGAAGCAAGTCCCCGCAGGATCCAACTCCCGGTCTTCTTGTTGGATAACCGGGCCAGGTCATCCTTGTAGGCCGAATTGGCCGTCTCGTACCAGAAGAGGATGTATGTAGTCAGGGGAAAAAACAGAAAGACGGTGATCAGGATCAGAAAAAAAATGACTGTCATGAGGAGTTCCTTTTTCCCTTTCAAGTTATGGCGCCAATTCTCAATCCCTTAATCCCTAACGCGGTACAACCACAACCAAAAAATGTCTCACACAGAGTCACAGAGACACAAAGAAAAAAAGGATTTTCTTGCTTTTTGTGACAGAAAACCAGGAAATAAGGCACTAAATCCCTCAATTCCTCAATTCTTGGATCCCTCAATCCTACACCGTATACAGCATGACCAGGCAGCGGGTCGGTTCGTTGGAGAGGCTCTTGAGCTTGTGGGGGATGTCCGAATTGAAATGGATGCACTCCTCCTTTTTGAGCACATGGGCCTTTCCCCCCAGGGTCAGTTCCAGATCCCCTGCCATGACATAGATGAACTCCTCGCCCTCATGCCGGTATTCCACGGGTTTGTGGTCATGATGGGATTCGATGGTCACCATAAAGGCCCGCAAATGGCTCTTTTCGGCCCCGGGCGTCAGGGTCTGGTAGGAATAACTGCGGGTCCGTTTCACAAAGGCCTGGACGCGCTGATCCCGAATGGCTGCCTGTTCTTCCTTGTGAAGAAACGTCCCCGGATCCACGCCCAGTGCCCCTGAAAGGCGCAGCAGAAAACTCACGGGCGGGGAGATCTCCCCCGATTCCACCCGGGCGATAAAGTCCGGGGTCTGACCGGTCGCCTCTGCCAGGTTTTCGATGGACCATGCCTGGGCCTGCCTCAGCTTTCCGATTTTCTCTCCGAATCCGGAAACCTTTGCCTGGACACCCTTATCGTATGTGAGGGCATCTGCCAGTTGACGCATCACCGTCTTCTTGGCCCGGGCAGTGAGGAGCGGTAAAAAGGTCCTGGCATCCGCCACAATCCCCAGATCCGCCACCTGGAAGATGGGCGCATCGGGGTCACGATTGACGGCCACGACGGTTTTGGCCTCGGTTATGCCTGCGGTGTACTGGACCGCCCCTGAGGTACCGATGGAGAAAAGGAGATTGGGCCTTATTGACTTGCCCGTCTGCCCGATCATCCGCTCTTCCTCCACCCAGTGATCCAGCACCGGGGGCCGGGTTGCCCCCACCTCGCCGCCAAGGGCCGCAGCCAGCTCTCTGACCCGCCCGAACCCTTCCATGGTCCCCAATCCGGCTCCCCCCACGACGACGGTCTCGGCCGTTTCCAGGCGTCGGCCTTCCGTCGGTTCAGGCGAAGAGGAGAGAAGTTTAACCCCTCTCCTTTCGGTTATCTCCTCGATGGGTATCCGTTCAACCGTCCCCGGCCCGCCATGGATCTCCACCGGGGAAGACACATGGGGGTGAACCGTTGCAAATCCGGTAACCCCCGGGTCTGAAAAGGTGATTTCGGCCATGATCTGGCCCCCCCAGGCAGGACAATCCCCTACGATCCCCTCTGCATCGATCCGAAGATCCCCACAGTCGGCAATCAACCCCCCCTTCCGGATACCGGCGGTCCGGGCGGCCGTCTCCCTTCCGAAATCGGTGAGGGGGAACAGAACCAGCATGGGGCCGCGTTTCCCTACCAAATCCGCCAGGGCCCTCGAAAAGGCGTCGGATTCCGGCAGGCTGAAGGCCTTGTTTTCGAGGCGGTAAATCAGATCAGCACCGTGGGCGATCCACTCTCTTTCTGCATCCTCTATTGACACGTGGGATCCGGCCAACCGGGCGTCCATGGGAATATCTTCCGGCGGGCACAGGCAGACCACAACGGTCTTCCCCTTGACACGGCAAGACAACTCCTGGGCCTTGGCCAGCACATTGAGGCTGAATCCGAACAGCCTTTCATCTCTCAGGTCTCCGAAGACCCAGATATCATTTGTCACAGTTGCACTCATTTTACAATCATCAGTCTGAGACAGGCGCAAGGCATTAGGCGCCATGCCCATGAACAGAGGGTAAGCTGATAAGTCCCGCTGGAAAGCGGGATTAAGCTAGTGAGCCGTCAGCCATGAGCCATCATCCACAATCCAGCATCCAGTATCGAGTATCCAGTCCCGCTCTTCAGCGGGATCTCCGCTTCGCTACGACCAGCATCCAGGTCCTACCCAAGCAATCCTCCCTCAGTCAATCGCCTCACCAGTTCATCTGCCTGTTCCGCGGGGCTCCCTTTAAGAAATTCACAGGTTTTCCGGCGGGTTATCCTTGAGATAGACCGGACCCGGGTGGGAGATCCGCCATCGCCCACCTGTTCCGGAGGCAGGCCTAGGTCATTCAGATTCCAGAATATTACCTTCTGTTCTTCAAAGGCGGGCCCAATTTTCGCGAGATCGATCTCCCTCGGTCGAATGGTCCCCGGATGGATGGTGAGTGCCGCTGGGAAAGCGATTTCAAAGCGCTCCGAAAAATGATCCGCAATCCGGTCAACCTGAAGGCCCCCGTCCACAGTCTCGATGGAATGGACCAGTCCCACCAGGGGGATGTCGAGGAAAACAGCGGTCTGGGGACCTACCTGCCCGGTATCGCTGTCCGCGGTCCGCATTCCGAACAGAACCAGATCAAATGGGCCCAGTTTGCCTATGGCGGCAGCCAACACGGTAGCGGTGGCAAGGGTGTCCGATCCTGCAAAGGCCGGGTCACAGGCCAGGACTCCCCGGTCAACGCCCATGGCCAGTGTCTCGGCAAGGGTGGAGAGGGTTGACTCAGGTCCCATGGAGAGCGCGGTCACCGTGCCTCCCCGGGCTTCTCTCAAGGAAAGTGCCGTCTCAATGACAGGTCTGTCAAACGGGTTCACCTCCATTGAATCGTAAGAGCGAAGCGCGCCTGCCGAGTCTGTGGTCATGCTGACCGACTTTATACAGATAATGATGTTCATGAGAGAAAGTGCCTAAAGTGCCTAAAGTGCCTAAAGTGAGCTAAGATGCCTAAAGCGATTGGAAGACAACCATTCATTTGGATGATTCCACTATCGGGTCATGTCAGTGGAAGGCGTCTACATCTTTTCCGCGATTCGCCAATCACCCCATCAGCCCCCGGGCAATGACCATCCGGTGTACTTCGGAGGTCCCCTCGTAAATCCGGGTCACCCTGGCATCCCGGTAATACCGCTCCACCGGGTACCATTTGGAATACCCGTACCCCCCGTGAATCTGGACCGCCAAGTCGGTGACCTTGCACGAGGCCTCCGAGGCGTACAGTTTTGCCATGGCCGATTCCTGGGAAAAGGCCCGTCCCATATCCCGAAAGGCCGCGGCACGGTACGTCATGAGCCTGGAGGCATCCACTAAAGTGGCCATATCCGCCATCATCATCTGGACGGCCTGGTGCTTTTCAATGGGGACCCTGAACTGGCGGCGCTGCTTGGCATAGCGGAGGGTCTCCTCCAGTGCCCCTTTGGCAATCCCGGTCGATTGGGCGGCAATCCCCATCCTGCC from Deltaproteobacteria bacterium carries:
- a CDS encoding type II toxin-antitoxin system HicA family toxin, translating into MDSRQIIKILRQNGWYEIAKTGSHTQFRHPERKGRVTVPHPQKDIPIGTLKSIERQSGIKFR
- a CDS encoding type II toxin-antitoxin system HicB family antitoxin; protein product: MANYIAIVHKETKSDFGVSFPDFPGCITAGKNIDEAKDMAQEALSLHIHGMLEDGDQLPAPSRLEEIMTDPDYTNAIAYLVVSVPDAKPRTVRVNVTVPEMTLKQIDAAAKKQGMSRSSFLVHAAQNAIQSIQSDASA
- a CDS encoding electron transfer flavoprotein subunit beta/FixA family protein, with product MNIIICIKSVSMTTDSAGALRSYDSMEVNPFDRPVIETALSLREARGGTVTALSMGPESTLSTLAETLAMGVDRGVLACDPAFAGSDTLATATVLAAAIGKLGPFDLVLFGMRTADSDTGQVGPQTAVFLDIPLVGLVHSIETVDGGLQVDRIADHFSERFEIAFPAALTIHPGTIRPREIDLAKIGPAFEEQKVIFWNLNDLGLPPEQVGDGGSPTRVRSISRITRRKTCEFLKGSPAEQADELVRRLTEGGLLG
- a CDS encoding alpha/beta fold hydrolase, whose product is MTVIFFLILITVFLFFPLTTYILFWYETANSAYKDDLARLSNKKTGSWILRGLASSVLSHMVVIGCYPLVLIRNLWRPAPGAGSSSPPVILIHGLYHNASAWIRFRGALRREGYDRIYAFNYNSFRPDFQEISGRLEEWITEISRAFPGESVILVGHSMGGLLAKAYAARDDASKGPSVKAVVTLGTPFGGSKAVVFGIGNLAKSLACGSALIHELEGRQVPSEVPSIAFHSPVDNMVLPAESLNPPSGWRDELTDPICHVAMLYHGPTIKRVLNQMKRGVVPSDA
- a CDS encoding FAD-binding protein, producing MTNDIWVFGDLRDERLFGFSLNVLAKAQELSCRVKGKTVVVCLCPPEDIPMDARLAGSHVSIEDAEREWIAHGADLIYRLENKAFSLPESDAFSRALADLVGKRGPMLVLFPLTDFGRETAARTAGIRKGGLIADCGDLRIDAEGIVGDCPAWGGQIMAEITFSDPGVTGFATVHPHVSSPVEIHGGPGTVERIPIEEITERRGVKLLSSSPEPTEGRRLETAETVVVGGAGLGTMEGFGRVRELAAALGGEVGATRPPVLDHWVEEERMIGQTGKSIRPNLLFSIGTSGAVQYTAGITEAKTVVAVNRDPDAPIFQVADLGIVADARTFLPLLTARAKKTVMRQLADALTYDKGVQAKVSGFGEKIGKLRQAQAWSIENLAEATGQTPDFIARVESGEISPPVSFLLRLSGALGVDPGTFLHKEEQAAIRDQRVQAFVKRTRSYSYQTLTPGAEKSHLRAFMVTIESHHDHKPVEYRHEGEEFIYVMAGDLELTLGGKAHVLKKEECIHFNSDIPHKLKSLSNEPTRCLVMLYTV